A genomic stretch from Suncus etruscus isolate mSunEtr1 chromosome 17, mSunEtr1.pri.cur, whole genome shotgun sequence includes:
- the LOC126033710 gene encoding LOW QUALITY PROTEIN: 60S acidic ribosomal protein P0-like (The sequence of the model RefSeq protein was modified relative to this genomic sequence to represent the inferred CDS: inserted 1 base in 1 codon) has translation MPREDRATWKSNYFLKIIQLLDDYPKCFIVGADNVGSRQMQQIHMSLRGKAVVLMGKKTMMRKAIRGHLDNNPALEKLLPHIRGNVGFVFTKEDFTEIRDMLLAXKVPAAARAGAIAPCEVTVPAQNTGLGPEKTSFFQALGITTKISRGTIEILSDVQLIKTGDKVGASEATLLNMLNISPFSFGLIIQQVFDNGSIYNPEVLDITEQTLHSRFLEGVRNVASVCLQIGYPTVASVPHSIINGYKRVLALSVETEYTFPLAEKVKAFLADPSAFVTAAPVAAATTAAPAAAAAPAKAAAKEESEESDEDMGFGLFD, from the exons ATGCCCAGGGAAGACAGGGCGACCTGGAAGTCCAACTACTTCCTGAAGATCATCCAACTTCTGGATGACTATCCCAAATGCTTCATTGTGGGAGCCGACAATGTGGGCTCCAGGCAGATGCAGCAGATCCACATGTCTCTCCGAGGGAAGGCTGTGGTGCTGATGGGCAAGAAAACCATGATGCGCAAGGCCATCCGCGGGCACCTGGACAACAACCCAGCTCTGGAGAAGTTGCTGCCGCATATCCGAGGAAATGTGGGCTTCGTGTTCACCAAGGAGGACTTTACTGAGATCAGGGACATGCTGCTGG ATAAGGTGCCAGCTGCTGCCCGTGCCGGTGCCATTGCCCCCTGTGAGGTCACTGTGCCAGCCCAAAATACAGGTCTAGGCCCCGAGAAGACCTCCTTCTTTCAGGCTTTAGGCATCACCACCAAAATCTCCAGGGGCACCATCGAAATTCTGAGTGATGTGCAGCTGATCAAGACTGGAGACAAGGTGGGCGCCAGCGAGGCCACACTGCTGAACATGTTgaacatctcccccttctccttTGGGCTGATCATCCAGCAGGTGTTCGACAACGGCAGCATCTACAACCCGGAAGTGCTGGACATCACAGAGCAGACTCTGCATTCTCGCTTCCTGGAGGGCGTCAGGAATGTTGCCAGTGTCTGCCTGCAGATTGGTTACCCAACTGTTGCCTCAGTGCCTCATTCTATCATCAATGGGTACAAGCGGGTTCTGGCTTTGTCTGTGGAGACCGAGTACACCTTCCCACTTGCTGAAAAGGTCAAGGCCTTCCTGGCTGATCCATCTGCCTTTGTGACTGCTGCCCCTGTGGCTGCAGCCACCACTGCTGCCCCTGCTGCTGCCGCAGCCCCAGCCAAGGCTGCTGCCAAGGAAGAGTCAGAGGAGTCGGACGAGGATATGGGATTTGGTCTCTTTGACTAA